A genomic region of Miscanthus floridulus cultivar M001 chromosome 3, ASM1932011v1, whole genome shotgun sequence contains the following coding sequences:
- the LOC136541706 gene encoding SUPPRESSOR OF ABI3-5-like isoform X4 — translation MDHGRYAPQHGWENNSAPNGYGVINEPDFRSGGSYNGRRSVDEGFPRDSYGRGAFCQDTHDRNMYAPPPSVGGMWSQPRRNHDEEYATARDHRRHDADYRNDGKHHEFDSYRGVDRLRDNYHATDNYYESGSYRDFGVDRSKRIGSRERAEFHGEFEDRYRSSHQSREDSYERDHEYGRYGYDSDYERSRRDSSWRRRDSCESERERSGLSREREESPYMRHSRSRSHGRDDRSRSRSRSRSPRARSHGRNQRDGLYDDNRFDRRREYDWDDRRHGDSVVPSATVVVKGLSLKTNDDDLYQILAQWGPLRSVRVIKERNSGMSRGFAFIDFPTVEAARRMMEATGENGLEIDGRNVFFQYSSKPTGGMVGPSLGQENFTRPTYGHRTAAAPCDWICTICGCMNFARRTSCFQCNEPRTEDALPADATGSTPHFGRRGSELGPTHVLVVRGLDENADEEMLRYEFAKHAPIKDIRLVRDKFTHVSRGFAFVHFHSVEDATKALEATNGITLEKNGQVLRVAYAKSTHGPVSGGSQSNSLAAAAIEAASFAQQYDAIGWAPKEYNPDDKQNGNSESKKDGGTTQSGFVWDEKSGYYYDSASGFYYDGTTGLYYDSNSGVWYSYDQQTQQYVPCNDQNNTKAAGEAASENTKASDSNSGKKVVISAPAATIKQSEKTSLPDAVQAAANAALAAEKREKEKAKEIKLASKSSLIANKKKMNNVLAMWKQRNQEGQAGRVVLDDKEPSSSDDKFNHSHSGTGFSLKSKPNSDFENAMDNSLGQGIASTQMLDSDVKPRPVSNSLGTTVMGVIRGSARGVIKSDTTFHALTDASSTDSRTTITTRASGLMTSPEALVTPAPFKTDVSALVSNTSSGVSGSGKRRFSEAPGQSQYRDRAAERRNLYGSSLGTDTVGFDSRFK, via the exons ATGGATCATGGGCGTTATGCTCCACAACATGGATGGGAGAACAACAGT GCACCGAATGGGTATGGTGTAATCAATGAGCCAGATTTTAG GTCTGGTGGATCCTACAATGGTAGGAGATCTGTGGATGAAGGCTTTCCTAGAGATTCATATGGGAGGGGTGCATTCTGTCAGGATACACATGATAGAAATATGTATGCACCACCACCCTCTGTTGGTGGAATGTGGTCTCAGCCTCGAAGGAACCATGATGAGGAATATGCAACTGCAAGAGATCACAGAAGGCATGATGCTGATTATCGCAATGATGGAAAGCATCATGAGTTTGATTCATACAGAGGAGTTGATAGACTCCGTGATAATTATCATGCTACTGACAACTATTATGAATCTGGTAGTTACCGTGATTTTGGTGTTGATAGGAGCAAAAGGATTGGAAGCAGAGAACGTGCGGAGTTTCATGGTGAGTTTGAAGACCGGTACCGCAGTTCTCACCAAAGCAGGGAGGACAGCTATGAGAGAGATCATGAATATGGTCGTTACGGTTATGATTCGGACTATGAGAGAAGCAGGAGAGATAGTAGCTGGAGAAGACGTGATTCATGTGAGAGTGAACGTGAAAGAAGTGGATTAAGTCGTGAAAGAGAGGAAAGTCCATACATGCGCCATAGCCGTTCTCGATCACATGGGCGTGATGACCGGTCAAGATCACGGTCTAGATCAAGATCTCCTCGTGCGAGAAGTCATGGTCGGAACCAAAGAGATGGCCTGTATGATGATAATCGATTTGACAGAAGAAGGGAATATGACTGGGATGATAGGAGGCATGGTGATTCAGTG GTCCCATCTGCCACTGTTGTTGTCAAGGGACTGTCCCTGAAGACTAATGATGATGACCTATATCAGATTCTT GCTCAGTGGGGGCCTCTACGCAGTGTGCGTGTGATCAAGGAACGGAATTCTGGCATGTCTCGTGGATTTGCTTTTATTGACTTCCCCACTGTG GAAGCTGCCCGTAGAATGATGGAAGCTACTGGGGAGAATGGTCTCGAAATTGATGGCAGGAATGTGTTCTTTCAGTACAG TAGTAAACCAACCGGTGGGATGGTTGGGCCTTCTCTTGGACAAGAAAATTTTACAAGGCCTACTTATGGGCACAGGACTGCTGCTGCACCGTGTGACTGGATTTGTACTATATGCGGATGTATGAATTTTGCCCGCAGGACCTCCTGTTTTCAG TGCAATGAACCTCGTACTGAGGATGCTCTACCAGCTGATGCGACAGGTTCCACTCCACACTTTGGGAGAAGGGGATCTGAACTAG GTCCAACTCATGTTTTAGTTGTTCGTGGTTTGGATGAAAATGCTGATGAGGAAATGCTTCGGTACGAATTTGCTAAGCACGCACCAATAAAG GACATCCGCCTTGTTCGGGATAAGTTTACTCATGTGTCTAGAGGTTTTGCCTTCGTTCATTTCCATTCG GTGGAAGATGCTACGAAAGCTCTGGAAGCTACAAATGGGATTACACTTGAGAAAAACGGTCAGGTTTTGCGTGTAGCATATGCTAAAAGTACACATGGACCTGTATCAGGCGGTTCGCAGTCAAACAGCCTTGCTGCAGCTGCCATTGAGGCTGCATCATTTGCTCAGCAG TATGATGCCATAGGTTGGGCTCCAAAAGAGTACAATCCTGATGACAAACAGAACGGCAACTCTGAATCTAAAAAAGATGGTGGTACAACACAGTCGGGATTTGTTTGGGATGAAAAATCTGGTTACTACTATGATTCTGCATCTGGATTCTATTATGATGGAACTACTG GCCTTTACTATGACAGCAACTCTGGAGTTTGGTATTCGTACGATCAACAGACTCAACAATATGTCCCTTGTAATGACCAGAACAATACTAAGGCAGCCGGTGAGGCGGCCAGTGAAAACACTAAGGCCTCAGATAGTAATAGTGGCAAAAAGGTTGTGATCTCTGCGCCTGCCGCCACAATTAAACAAAGTGAGAAAACTTCACTTCCTGATGCTGTTCAAGCTGCTGCAAATGCAGCACTGGCTGCAGaaaagagagaaaaggagaaagcaaaaGAGATTAAATTGGCCTCAAAAAGTAGTCTCATAGCTAATAAGAAGAAGATGAACAATGTCCTAGCTATGTGGAAGCAAAGGAATCAAGAAGGGCAGGCCGGACGAGTTGTCCTTGATGACAAAGAACCATCAAGTTCTGATGATAAATTTAATCATTCACATAGTGGAACTGGATTCTCTTTGAAAAGCAAGCCGAATTCTGACTTTGAAAATGCTATGGATAATTCTCTTGGCCAAGGAATTGCATCGACCCAAATGTTGGATTCCGATGTAAAGCCTAGACCTGTCAGTAACAGCTTAGGGACTACAGTTATGGGTGTCATAAGAGGTTCTGCTAGAGGAGTGATCAAGTCAGATACTACGTTTCATGCATTAACTGATGCCAGTAGCACTGACTCCCGCACCACTATAACCACAAGAGCAAGTGGGTTAATGACAAGTCCTGAGGCACTTGTAACTCCTGCACCCTTCAAAACTGATGTGTCTGCCTTGGTCTCTAATACTTCATCGGGAGTTTCTGGGAGTGGTAAACGTCGGTTTTCTGAGGCACCAGGACAATCCCAGTACAGGGATCGAGCTGCAGAAAGACGAAATCTGTATGGATCATCTCTTGGCACTGATACTGTTGGATTTGATTCAA GGTTCAAGTGA